The following nucleotide sequence is from Citrus sinensis cultivar Valencia sweet orange chromosome 6, DVS_A1.0, whole genome shotgun sequence.
tattattcatcttTTCACcgttaaaatataaaaaataatactaataaattgctaaaaataaaaatgttaaataaaattacatttgtaatattttactaAGGATCCTTTAAAGTGAATGTATTGGTTGAAAGTTTTCTAGAGAcccaattaaatataaaactaagcaacagtaaaaaaaaaaaaaattgttttgcaCTTCCTTCGcaaattagtaaatataaaaatgattcattttcacGAAATACAAACATAGTGACAAGGATGGTCCAATCAGACGCATTTTAcacatatttttgaaaaacggAAAgtagcaaaacaaaaacaataccaGGCGCAGCCTTATCAGCCTGCAATAACTCCGAAAGTCAAAAGTCAGTTGAGCAACAATcttcatgaaaaataaaactctacAGAGCAAGGCCATTACACTTTTCCCATGGTTTTGGCACAGGTAAATGGAAAATATGTACACAAATTATCATCAGACTCCTTTAACTCTGTACAGATTATAagcacattttttttccctgttACTAGTGTCTAACACCTCTTGCTCCTAAGCAAGCAACACAGTGAAAtcggtttaaaaaaaaaaaaaaaaaatcagacaGTTCGTTTAGTAATGTTTCAACGACAGTAAAGGTGATCATCCTCCTCAAACTCCGAAACTCCTAGCATTGCCAAAGCTAAGTGGCTCTTCATCTCActttttgtttgttgtaaCTGGGGGTAACAATCAATAATTCCAGAAAAATTGTGCTTTTTCCAAGTACAGTAAATTAACTCTTCTTCCCCTCTAAGTATGGcaataatttcatcaataCCAGGCCTTCGAGATTCTTCACTGCTAATGCAGGCAGCTGCAGCTTGAATCACCCGGGCTATTTGAGCTGAATTTCTCGAAGTGCATTTGAGCCGCGGATCTAGCAACTCTTCAACCGCTGCCATTCCTCTATGCAGAATTGGTTTTGCCTGCAAAAACCAATGTAGAGCCTATATTTAGTTTCTTACTTCCATAAAAAATGTTAAGTCGAGAGGCTGTCACGAGTAATTATTAATGGAAAAAGAGAACTTCCCGTTTccatgaattattatttaagcagtatattttattatagctTATTCtgtaaacaaacaaaattccCGAGGCGTTGCCAATATGAAGCAAATACCATTAAGACttttatatctatatttcaaatattaacaaCAATCTTTAAAATTTGTCTTCATATGCATTTAAAATGATCTTCGGTCGCTGTTATGAAAGATGGTAAATGTAATCATTTCATTGGTCTTTTAAGCCGCAATGGCAAATTTTGCGATGACAGAATTTGACCGTGACAAAAGCCCGTCAAAAATGTCATGCTTCAAGTGAAGATGCCACAGGCTTACGCTAACAATGCCAAATAGGGCCGATAagaaaatctgaaatttgaaaaattagcacaaattaagtttttctaGATGATCCAATTAACAACAATTTCATAACTAATATACCACCGATGGTTACTatctttttttagtttcaatataaagtacaaaaatgaaatgtcattttcattattctcTACCACAAGTAAGTGATGTTTCACTAATGATTTCAAACCTTACACCATTACCCGGGGAAATTGTTCATTGACCAAGCAGTCATCATTAATACATAGTTTACGTATTTTGGGCACTGTCAATATCAAGGCAATACGGGGACccccttctttttttgaaGTAAGCTAATAAGAGCATTAATTCAGTTACCATCAAGTCAATGCAAAGAATGGATATTTCAAGAATTTAGCAGATTAACCTACCCACAGGACCAAGTTCTCTTCTCCTTGAAGCCTCCTTGCTTCAATCGGCTTTCGTCCAGTTAGCAGTTCCAACAGTACCACACCAAATGCATAAACATCAGTCTTATCGGATACTTTTCCATGTTGGAAGTACTCAGGAGCCAAGTAACTGGAAATTCAAATTGTGTTTCCATTTGTTTCAGTAAACAGGAAAATACTAATCACATTCTTCGTTAACAATTCTGGAAGAAATACCCATAGGTTTTAAAATCATACCCAAATGTTCCCTTAACAGTTTTGCAGAGGAAAGGAACTGAAGGTGCAGAAGTCCAAGTAGCTAATCCAAAATCACATAACTGCACACATATTatcacaaattaataaaaatgaaaacatatgACTTACGTCAAAAATAACATCTGGTTCCATAGATCAGTAAACTATATTACTCACCTTAGGTATTTTCTTGGAAGAAAGGAGAATGTTTGAGGGCTTAATGTCTCTATGAACAACACATCTTTCAGTTCCATTGTGCAGATATGCCACTGATTCTGCAATTCCAAGGGCAACCTTATACCTAACAGACCAAGGCAATGTCGAATTACCTCTTActcctttcttcttctctgcaAATGGGCACAACACATCACAAATCACTCAACATCATACAAACTGAGATCAAATTCCAAAAACTTTCTATTAAAAAGAGCTAAGAGAACAACATACCATGTAAATGGCGCTCTAAGCTACCACCAGAAACATACTTGTATATCAAGAACAAACCCTGTTCTGGATCAATGCAAAATCCCACAAGAGGAACAATATTTGGATGGTGAAGAGAACTAGCAATCATCAGTTCTCTACAAAATGCTTTTGAAGACTCCTTATCTTCTTTGTCTAATCTCTTAATAGCCACTGAAGTTCTCAAAAGCCCAACTTTACCCTTAAACACAAAACTCAAAGCTCCTCTTCCTAAAACTCTACCTATCCATCACAAAAAAGCCAACTACAGTCACatatacaaaatcaaaatcaaccaaaaaaaaaaaattacaaaccaaacaaataaaCCCATTAGAGTTacctttagaaaaattatgagTAGCTGCAAGAATTTCACCATAGCTAAGCCTGATCAAAGAATTGGCCACTGGAGAAATACTCCTCTCAAGAGACTGAATCTTTCTCCATTTGAGCTCTTGGGCACGAGAATCACACAACCCATTTTCCAAATTCACCATTAACACAGTAGCAGAAGCAGAAGCGCCAATGTTCATGGACTCAAGCTCAACCTGAGAGCAGAGACTAAACCTGAAAGAAGAGTGAACTGATTGTGGATCAGTACTTGTCAACTCTGCCCCTCCTGACTCAGCAAGCAACCAAGCCTTGTTATGCTCCAGGTTGCTACCTTTACTCTTCTCATCATCGTCGTTAATGCGATTGTTGTGATTATTGCTGAGAGAAGGCAAGAAACATGATAAACCAAAATCCCAGAtcatttttctcaataaagttttgatttttagcTCATTATAATGCTTGTTATAGACCTTGTACTCACAGTAATTATCTGAAACAATAGAGGAAGCATACAACTCATTATGTTGCGAGCTTTTAGAGTAAGTGTCTTGGGAAAAACCCATTTTTGATGACAAAGTAGATCTCAATGAGAGCACAGAACCCcagaaaccaaaaagaaagagagagagacagagactGAAAGGGGAAagcaaaagaatcaaaataaagaagagaattaaaaaaaagttaaaggtAGCCGCTGCTTTGCTTCAAGGGTGGGAGAGAATTTTGAGGGGGTAATGGGTGGTAATGGGCAAATGACAATGCGTCCATCAGTTtgtttatgtatgtatgtatgtacacAAGAATCTGATTAAATTAATGGCAATGGTCATGGTTTTGGtctttgaaaaatagaaaaaaatgacGATGGGTTGAGGAGTTGGTTTCTTGGTGATGATATGACAGACAAtcagtgtttatttaatttttaaggtgagaaagaagaagattcTTGTTGCTAACTGCTGAGGCTTAAGTGGACAACCAGAACCCATACCCATTCCAGGTTTCATTTGGTgtgctttatttttaatgctgAGCCTGAGCCTGACATTTAGAGAGAATCAACCGGAATATAGGGGAAGCTTGTTTGTGGTCTGATTTAAtggatttctttaattttttttcccttttttttgttaatttgagttataaattaaaagattttaagttttatgaCCAAAAATTTTTTGGgacaagaaaataatcattagAAGACGGCGTGGCATTTAGTTTGGTGACCATCCAATCCAACACCCTCCAACCTCCAACAAGTAACAAACTCTCTCTGCTCATCCGCTGATCTTtgtgttttcaattttcaaatgagTTTATAGCTAAAGATAATAATCAAATGATCATTATTATGTAGTGAGTTTAgctgcctttttttttctttttcttttttaatttttacatcaCTTATCCTCAATTATGATaaggtttatttttctctactCACCATGCTCATTTTTAtcttacttttataatattattctcTTACATTAATGCTTATTTTTtggacaataataaaagaaaaaaattgaattactaattcaatcctaaaaaataaaataaaaacaaaaagaaaatatattatttttataaatggtCCAGttatggtgcaactgtggtattATACCATAGCTGCACATAACCATTGGATCTAACTATAGTACATGTGTGCGGTTGGATCGAATGATTAGGTATAACTGTagtatggtaccacagttaTACTATAATTTTGTCCTTTTGTGAAACACTCTCCTAAggagttaatatattaatgtcaaaaaattagtagtttaattttttttacaatatcaattttttctgGACATATGTGAGCATCACAAAAATAAAGGAACATTATTATAAgggataatattgtaaaaataataaaaaataaaaattaatggcaGGAATAGTTTAATGgcattgatattttttaaaaaatatataggaATTAAACAAGAACCAATATCAAAACATAAGGGTTAAACAAACTTTTACCCTTTAGAAAATATAGAATTTCGCACGGAAATAATGACTAAAATTAAActgtataataaaattaatgaaattccATTTTATTGGTCACGTACCACCTTCTACTACAAGGCACCAAAAGATGAGGGTGTTGGTAATTGACTTTAATTAATAGCTAGAaataattgtgattttatttacattctaCTAAAGTTGActcacttttaaaaaaaaatttaaattaaattcattgcCAATATTGTGTTTGccttttataacaaaaaacaGAACCCACTTCTACCTTAAAGGAAGATGcatctcttatttttattgtcaATGGCGAATGCAAccaaattttaatctaaattctaaaattataccAACTTTACTTTAAATATCAGCCGTAGTCCTCATCAtgtagttaaattttttttggccGAGTTTTAACAACCTTTTGTCAAAAACAGTcgaaaatatattatctttCAGTTTCTTTTTCTGCTAAATATTCTGAAGTTAGCATCTCCAAATTTTGTCTCATTTGTTattgcaaaaaaattgaacaattACGCAGGCTCTGTGGATagagaaaattgaattttgcaCTGTTGTAACATATCTCAATCTCATTATGTTTGTTTTGAAATCGGATCTttcccaaaataatttatgtgtttatcaatttttttttttaaagatacgATAAATCTATTGGTTTTAAACACACAttgtaaaatttgattttatacaacatatatttctAGTTGACTACGTCAAATTAATGGACCACTAAACTTaatggaataaaaatatagtcTTGAAGTGTTTCATTCTCACGaacatcaaatcaatttattttgtatgcaTACGTAAATGAAAATCTTTATCTTAGTCATTACATATTATCTTTCCTCCCCCTCTCTCTATAGCCTATACTCCCCCACACAAACAAATCATAGATTATGATGTCCTATCTCACTTTGACAATTGACAGGcaaaaattgataaatctCACCTCACTATAGGTAAATGTGAGTCTTAAgatttgttataaatttagGGTGTGTTCATATATGTCATGAAATGCATGCATTTTGGGTTACTAAGTTTGTTTAACAACAACGTAACGTGCATTGTggataaatatattaacttaGTTGTTGGGTCATATTAGAGGAGTCGTttgatacaaaattaataagaaaaaataatatttaataagtctACCTATGTGAAATATCGATAAAGACTTGAGACTAAAATCTACTAATGGAGAGATAAGAGAACTTAAAAGTGAGTTGATAATCTGAAGTAATTATTAGAGTTTACCTTAGAGAGAGGGAGAATTGAACTTTGGAAAATCTCGAACTTTGGAAAATCTCCCCTCACATTATATTAGACAAACCATTTGATacaaaaacttattaaaaaaaaaaagccaacaataatattaatacgaACATTTAAGGTAACCTAACTTCTTAATGATGTTACCGGTGATGAAGGTGGGTGAAACTGAAAAGAGGACCCAATTTTGCCTCGTTGCACCTATGAGTTTCGTGAAATTGTGATGATGTGGGGCGCCAAATGGGACCAAGAACATGATAAGAGAGTTCTGGTAGAGGTTGGTCAgtcttaaattcttaattgcgGTCAAATTCATAGAATTTGATAATCCTGAGTGTGGCCCTTGGCATTTGCACGTGTGGCGTGTGCCATGAGTCGGCACCTAATTGGTACCAACCAAAACCCGAGGgatgtttttgaaattttattttgggtaATGCATGAGGTAATCCACTtacattatatattatataatctaCCAAAAATGTTGTTACATGTCACACGCACACTGAGATGACACATGACATATTCAATGACTCAAATTCATATCTCTTAATAATAGACCTAGTAAACCAATGAGCCTTTGGTCTAATAGGAGAAGTCTTGcacttacaatgttgagtGCAAGAATTCGAGCCTCCATAAGAGTTTTATGGAGGTTAATTTTAGTACTCCCTCAATTATCAACATAATTGAGTATAAACTGTCtctcccttacgaaatgtgagtggagtaagcaccctcgaatattagagagagtttaaaatatatgaacaAGTGTTTCGGTGTGTCAATGTATTGTGATGGTCCCAATTATAtagtatgattgtaaatattaattgtaatgtcAGTAACATCTGTATATAAcagacttaaaaaaaaaaatagaccCAGTACATTGATTAACTCATTTCAATGGCTCAAATCCATGTCCTTTGGGTTAGTAGATCCAATACCTTGATTACTTGACGCCTCATCTTAAAAATtcatacttaaaaaatatcattattaggAACATCATTGTTGATAGCTAAAAGATTTAACGCTTTAGTGTAATCGTTAAAAGTGTGtgtgttaatattattatgagaaaaaaatatttttttagttgaaaatatttataacaaaaacattaagaaccacactttaatttttgttcattaacttcttttcatcttttacCAGTTGATGATATATCAAAAAGATTAGTCAGGATGCATGGATGGGACTCGTTTGGGATATGGTTAATCATGGGCAGTTGATCGATGAGACCCAccttaattgataaataaacatatcatTGAAACTACGTTGAATGCAAGTGTTTCTTTTGACAATCAATGAATCAAACAACATGTTATGTCCTATGAAAAATCACATGCTGGTAcattgaaattgaataaagAAGATGGAATCATTGTGTTTTCTACTCATGTAATCTCATATAGAAGGTGCCGACTTGTCAAAATCAATAATgctttctattatttttcctttacaGCTTTTAGCTAATGTTTGGAAGCTGAGGGAAAAAGTATAAAAGAGGAAGTGACCGATATTGGGTAAAATACGTGTTTCCTTCTACAAAGTGTGAAATTTTAACCTTTTAAGATCATACGcaactttatctttttttgttttttgttttttcctagtttaattgtttttaatacattttgttcatcacatatttttattcatttggtagaattaaataaatattcttatGTAACTAAAGTTGGTTGGTGTGAGTGGTTCGACACTCTCACTCTTTAAGAGAGGTTAGGGGTTTAAACCCCGCTCTCGTATGTAGTTACTACTTTAACCAACACTTTACCCCTTACAGGTCGACCCGGTACGAGTGTGAATTAGTCCGAATTGTGGTACGAACTTAAATGTGCCTCCCACAATTGAGGCCCACTCAAGACTACCTCGTGGTACGAGCTTAAATGTGCCTCCCGCTCTCGTATGTAGTTACTACTTTGACCAATACTTTACCCCTTACAGGCCGACTCGGTGCGAGCGAAAATTAGTTTGAATTGTGGTACGAGCTTAAAAGTGCCTCCCACAATTGAGGCCCACTCAAAACTACCTCGTGGttcagaccaaaaaaaaatattcttatttatttgatagaattaaataaatattctttcatAAGAAAATCTCGTTATGTGAAACGGATTGATTAAAACaagattggattaaaaatttccaTAGCCATCAGTACTCAATcagatattaattttaataaattaaatccattaattgtgagaaaaaaaacattaaaaaaaatctgaaatatatttgaagagaagatataattttattagtgtctTAATTCTCAAGACAACTTCAATACCGTACCATTAGGCCTAGGATGTTTCTTTGAGgtaacaaattaaacaacaaaGCCATGAGGAAAAGAAACTAAACGAAAGTTGATGgccaaaattgttaaaaattataacaagaAAAGGCTCAATTGGCATGCTGAATAGTTAAATTAACATGTCTTTTGGGACATCTATCAAACGCGTATCCGACTTGGTTTGTTGAGTGTTAAGTCACCAGCTGACATTACACTCTAATCAATTGCATTAAACAGTCCTTTTCTTGTAAAAATACGGACACATAACCCCCCAAAGACCCATCAATTAGTTATAAATTTCtgcattttatttagttcTTAATCTTCTAATTTTCCATTCAAAATCTCTCGTTTGACATTTTCTTGAACTGGGACCTgcatctttttttgttttttggtaatATTGTTAATCAATTATATACATTCTTCTTCCATCACTTAATTTCTTGATGTGATTCAAGTACCTCtagtacaattttttttttttaatttctcatatTATCGATCCTTAGCTTATCCCTTTATTTATTCTCCGCATATAAAAGTAATGATAGAATTGTATGTCTctcatacatatatatttaacgTACTCAAGGGAACACGACAATCCGACCTCAATACCCACAACCgaccaaaccaaaaaaaaacaaaaaacaaaaaacaacaacaacaaattataaaaggaAGTAGAGAAAACTACATCAAAAATATCATATGTTATTTTTCGTATAAAATGGTTAGATATTATCTTCGTATAAAATGGTTAGATATCTTAGTAGGAAGATCGTTACACCAATGTATTGAAAGGAAGGTCCACGACCACATTAGCCGACTTATCTACTACCATATGACCTTCTCGAAAAACTAAACACATGCAAAACGacttttcttaattttgttgcaAGCTTAAGGacttaataaaacaaacattATAACAATCATGTTTGCATCGGACGGTGACTGTCAAGCGATGGGTGGTGGGCAAGTGGGCCCTTCATTTGCTGCCTGCTATTAAAGTTGCAATATTCTTGTTGTTTATTGAGAATGAAGTAGCGGAGCGTGTAGATGTCGTGagtaattttgatttcaagTCGCATGCAATGCGTATAAAAGTTGTTAATCAACTCGGACTCAACGCAGCCGCATGAATGCGTCATGCATGAATAACGATTCTATAATTATTGTCCCCGTTTCGATTATGATTTTGACAATCAAATATATgacactaaaatttaaatcacaACACAGATTTTCGTTAAAAATAATCAGTGCAAATAACGAAGTTTAAGAAGAAACTGTTATCCTCTCCtgatttgatctttttttgagtaaattttatcaatataattggtggttaataaattaaaaagaaaagataattaaatattaatcataCACTAATACTAAAATACAGATGGCACaatatctataaaaaattaagaatgctTAGATTAGGAAATGATCTTAATCCTTTAAGAAGGGAATTACGAGTTACCACTTCGCTCAAATTCACAAACGCGTGGCTTCATAAAATTACGGGCTACGGAGCAGCAAATTTTCATGGTAAGTGTCCGTTATAATTAAGTAACATCAACTTCATTGCTTATTAATTTGGGATTTTGCAGCACCCAAGAAAAATCTTATCgaaaaaattcatcaacttTAAGCaaataaaggaaattaaataaataaatggccGACCCACCGCCCTCCCAAAAATAGTAAATGTTGAATTAATCCTCTCTTTTCTACAGATCACATTGGCTTTGTTTTGTATTCTACTTTTTTAAGTTCTCTTCTTTGAATTAGCACGTTGATCCAGGCAAATCTAATTATAAAGGATAGTTAACTTTGTTAATGGACTAATGGCGCGGAAAGCAATGAAACTCCGATAATATCACAAGAAACTTGGTGACATGGGTTGATGAAATGGAAAAGAATCATCTCCTTATCCGATCTCTTctggattttttaaaatcttctgACATGTGTCTTTTAGTGGTACTATATGAGTAaaattcatctttttatatttttttatttattaattaacaatcagtaattaaattatttatttaaaacttgATCAGATCAGAAGAGAATTCTGATCCTGATCAAATTCCTCCCTGCTAGCTAGGCCTTGACCATTTCGCATCACATGGCCAATAAATacagataaataaatattgcgTGGTCCTTTATCCCATTTCCTCTTGAATAAACAAGTTCGgcatcaataataattaatgtgtTTGCTTGGATGCGTTGCATTTCACATGCTAGGCATGTGAAGTGATGCTATGCTTTGTTAATGCACCGAAATATTTAACCTCTACCTCATGTTTGATACCCAGAGAGAATTACTAATGcagactttttctttttatgaggAGCAGCAATTAATGAATGCTTCTCTTGTTAggtgataattttcaaattgctGATGTTGGGTATATAGTTTTGTAGTTCTACTTTTGGGTCTATTGATGTTAAGAAATGAAAGGTTCttatttcttaatattattaatgtcaaCTTAACTTTAAGGtgcttattcttttcttttcttttctttttttccccctaaaAGGTACCTCCCctaatattaagttattattattttttcctaaTTAGTTAGGAgtatttattcatattcttGCTATTTTCGTTGATTAGTTATGCTAGGTagttaatataatacaatttctcttagattaaaacaaaaatttcttttaaattttctagGTTTAATTAAGGTCtatatgtattaaaaaaaaaagtctcaaTTAAGCCCAATTTTTGTCTAGTATTTCTTTCGTCTTAAATCATCTATCTCGATTGGTCTGATCTTTATTTCACTTGTTCTCCAAGTCCAATTATAAAGTGAGCGTGCCGGAGTGGTTATCGGGCATGACTAGAAATCATGTGGGCTTTGCCCGCGCAGGTTCGAATCCTGCCGCTCACGATTTTcctgttttcattttctacttAGGTTTGTGGGCTACAGCCCACAGGGGCTTCAATTTTCTACAAATCCAAGCCTAGATACTAGTCCTTCCAAAGAACAAATTTCCCGTCCCAAATAGCATTAGCATTTCTTTACatctatttaataaaattttgaagtacATAGGGAAAAAGTAAATTGCCTAACGTTATTATATAATCAGAGTAGTTCATTGAGTTGAGATATTGAAGAATGCTCATTGCTCAATCATATGCCTCTAATGATCTTTAGCAGTAACTCTCTGGTTTCCTCAACTCTGATGATCCTATCACCACCGTGAGTTCCCTAAATTGACATTAGAAGTGGggggagaaaaagaaaaaacacgTGCATTAGTAAGCCAATTATACGTCCATTTTTTCCTTGCTAGAAGCCAAAATATCTACCTCAATTCAGTCGGTCCAATTACCTCTAAAACGGAGGAAAAGAGAGTAGCTCCTTTTAATGTAGTGACACTTGTATCACCAAATACAAAGCCAAGGGCATTCATGGCTTCAAccaatttagtaaaattgcctcttttcttctcaaatatgatatttatccGTAGCTTATTCCCTCCCATGTTAGTCACCTTAACGTCTTCCTAATTAAATCACCAGCAACAATTATATCGTATCAATGA
It contains:
- the LOC102607165 gene encoding probable serine/threonine-protein kinase PBL7 encodes the protein MGFSQDTYSKSSQHNELYASSIVSDNYCEYKVYNKHYNELKIKTLLRKMIWDFGLSCFLPSLSNNHNNRINDDDEKSKGSNLEHNKAWLLAESGGAELTSTDPQSVHSSFRFSLCSQVELESMNIGASASATVLMVNLENGLCDSRAQELKWRKIQSLERSISPVANSLIRLSYGEILAATHNFSKGRVLGRGALSFVFKGKVGLLRTSVAIKRLDKEDKESSKAFCRELMIASSLHHPNIVPLVGFCIDPEQGLFLIYKYVSGGSLERHLHEKKKGVRGNSTLPWSVRYKVALGIAESVAYLHNGTERCVVHRDIKPSNILLSSKKIPKLCDFGLATWTSAPSVPFLCKTVKGTFGYLAPEYFQHGKVSDKTDVYAFGVVLLELLTGRKPIEARRLQGEENLVLWAKPILHRGMAAVEELLDPRLKCTSRNSAQIARVIQAAAACISSEESRRPGIDEIIAILRGEEELIYCTWKKHNFSGIIDCYPQLQQTKSEMKSHLALAMLGVSEFEEDDHLYCR
- the LOC102624992 gene encoding uncharacterized protein LOC102624992: MKKETVIEDAITYIRQLKGRVLFLCDQVLQVEPLEEEETKPKIDENAAEEMKNCGIEEDVKVTNMGGNKLRINIIFEKKRGNFTKLVEAMNALGFVFGDTSVTTLKGATLFSSVLEGTHGGDRIIRVEETRELLLKIIRGI